From Paracoccus aminovorans, one genomic window encodes:
- a CDS encoding ABC transporter substrate-binding protein translates to MQNRLPLRALLLASALSLAGAIPGAWAETPADTLVIAHQIDDIISLDPGQSFEFSGQDVIKNIYDRLVDFDPLDLAAGIKPALAESWEVSEDGKTITLTMRDGVTFHSGNPVRAEDAAWSLQRVVKLNKSPAFILNQFGFTPENVDQQITFEDNRLILKLDQPYAQSYVLNCLAAEVGSVVDKETAMSHAEGEDFGNAWLSTNDAGSGAYSLAAWRPNEAVQLAANADYWQGAPAMKRVIVRHVQESSAQRLLLEQGDIDVARNLTPTDVDGIAGNDKLKVTDELRGRILYMGLNQKDPLLQRPEVIEAMKYLVDYKGIEASFLKGQWKVHQNFLPEGYLGGSDENPWSYDVEKAKQILTDAGITSGKVRTVIRDIREYTDTAQTLQAAMAQAGLTLEIQQMTGAQVLDAYRARQVPIFIGEWGPDYADPNTNASTFAYNPNNADDAGLSQLAWRNAWAVPDEMNKATVAATLEGDTDKRVQMYLDIQKDYREIAPIIPMFQKIEQVASQRNVQHWTSGGSVSSAMYRQVTKE, encoded by the coding sequence ATGCAGAACCGTTTGCCGCTTCGCGCGCTGCTTCTGGCTTCGGCCCTTTCGCTGGCCGGCGCCATCCCCGGCGCCTGGGCCGAGACGCCGGCCGACACGCTGGTCATCGCCCATCAGATCGACGACATCATCAGCCTGGACCCCGGGCAGAGCTTCGAGTTCTCGGGCCAGGACGTGATCAAGAACATCTACGACCGGCTGGTCGATTTCGACCCGCTGGACCTTGCCGCCGGCATCAAGCCCGCGCTGGCCGAATCCTGGGAGGTCAGCGAGGACGGCAAGACCATCACCCTGACCATGCGCGACGGGGTGACGTTCCATTCCGGCAACCCGGTCCGGGCCGAGGACGCCGCCTGGTCGCTGCAGCGCGTGGTCAAGCTGAACAAATCGCCGGCCTTCATCCTGAACCAGTTCGGCTTCACCCCCGAGAACGTGGACCAGCAGATCACCTTCGAGGACAACAGGCTGATCCTGAAGCTGGACCAGCCCTATGCGCAATCCTATGTGCTGAACTGCCTGGCGGCCGAGGTCGGCTCGGTCGTGGACAAGGAAACCGCCATGAGCCATGCCGAGGGCGAGGATTTCGGCAATGCCTGGCTGTCCACCAACGACGCAGGCTCGGGTGCCTACAGCCTGGCCGCCTGGCGGCCGAACGAGGCGGTGCAGTTGGCCGCCAATGCCGATTACTGGCAGGGCGCGCCGGCGATGAAGCGGGTGATCGTGCGCCATGTCCAGGAAAGCAGCGCCCAGCGGCTGCTGCTGGAACAGGGCGACATCGACGTCGCCCGCAACCTGACGCCGACCGACGTGGACGGCATCGCCGGCAACGACAAGCTGAAGGTCACGGACGAGCTGCGCGGCCGCATCCTCTACATGGGGCTGAACCAGAAGGACCCGCTGCTGCAGCGCCCCGAGGTGATCGAGGCGATGAAATATCTGGTCGATTACAAGGGCATCGAGGCGAGCTTCCTGAAGGGCCAGTGGAAGGTGCACCAGAACTTCCTGCCCGAGGGCTATCTGGGCGGCTCGGACGAGAATCCCTGGAGCTACGACGTCGAGAAGGCGAAGCAGATCCTGACCGATGCCGGCATCACCTCGGGCAAGGTCAGGACCGTGATCCGCGACATCCGCGAATACACCGACACCGCCCAGACCCTGCAGGCGGCCATGGCCCAGGCCGGGCTGACGCTGGAGATCCAGCAGATGACCGGGGCGCAGGTGCTGGACGCCTATCGCGCGCGCCAGGTGCCGATCTTCATCGGCGAATGGGGCCCGGATTATGCCGACCCGAACACCAATGCCTCGACCTTCGCCTACAACCCGAACAATGCCGACGATGCCGGCCTGTCGCAGCTGGCCTGGCGCAACGCCTGGGCGGTGCCGGACGAGATGAACAAGGCCACGGTCGCGGCGACCCTGGAAGGCGACACCGACAAGCGGGTGCAGATGTATCTGGATATCCAGAAGGACTATCGCGAGATCGCCCCGATCATCCCGATGTTTCAGAAGATCGAGCAGGTGGCGTCGCAGCGTAACGTCCAGCACTGGACCTCGGGCGGCTCGGTCAGTTCGGCCATGTATCGGCAGGTGACGAAGGAATAG
- a CDS encoding ABC transporter ATP-binding protein, whose amino-acid sequence MLTVEDLDVWFGHPPERVDAVRGAGFSVPRGESFGLVGESGSGKSTILRAIAGLIGTWSGRIEVAGETVAGRHRSKAFHKTVQMVFQDPYASLHPRHSVDRVLSETLRLQGMDRIDARIAGLLDQVGLGRGFRFRYPHQLSGGQRQRVAIARALAAEPRLLLLDEPTSALDVSVQAEILNLLSDLRRERGLTYVMVSHDLAVVAHMCDRLAVMRAGRIVEQMTAAELRAGAARTDYARALMAASAGYVPR is encoded by the coding sequence ATGCTGACGGTCGAGGATCTGGACGTCTGGTTCGGTCACCCGCCCGAGCGTGTCGATGCCGTACGCGGCGCCGGCTTCTCGGTCCCGCGCGGCGAAAGCTTCGGCCTGGTCGGCGAATCCGGCTCGGGCAAGTCGACGATCCTGCGCGCGATCGCCGGGCTGATCGGCACTTGGTCGGGCCGGATCGAGGTGGCGGGCGAAACCGTCGCCGGCCGCCACCGCTCCAAGGCGTTCCACAAGACGGTGCAGATGGTGTTCCAGGACCCCTATGCCAGCCTGCACCCGCGCCATTCGGTGGATCGCGTCCTGTCCGAGACCCTGCGCCTGCAGGGCATGGACCGGATCGACGCCCGCATCGCCGGCCTGCTCGACCAGGTCGGCCTGGGGCGCGGCTTCCGCTTCCGCTATCCGCACCAGCTGTCGGGCGGCCAGCGCCAGCGCGTGGCCATCGCCCGCGCCCTGGCCGCCGAGCCGCGGCTGCTGCTGCTGGACGAGCCGACCTCGGCGCTGGATGTCAGCGTCCAGGCCGAGATCCTGAACCTGCTCTCGGACCTGCGGCGCGAACGCGGCCTGACCTATGTCATGGTCAGCCACGACCTGGCGGTGGTGGCGCATATGTGCGACCGGCTGGCGGTGATGCGCGCCGGCCGCATCGTCGAGCAGATGACCGCCGCAGAGCTGCGCGCCGGTGCCGCCCGCACGGATTACGCCCGCGCGCTGATGGCCGCCAGCGCCGGTTACGTCCCCCGCTAG
- a CDS encoding ABC transporter permease, with amino-acid sequence MRRRARAVAGLVLSLLLTLLGLLLVTFVIGRVMPIDPVLKVVGERATQAQYEAARIAMGLDKPLWQQFLLYMAEVLRGDFGRSISTGHPVAQDLRRVFPATLELATLGTLIGVCVGVPLGVVAAARRGGWIDQIARVVALVGYSMPIFWLGLMGLLLFYGILGWVGGPGRQGIIYDGMVPEVTGMILLDSLLAGDWAAFRDAFGHIVLPASLLGYFSLAYVSRMTRSFMLEQLSAEYVTTARVKGLSERRVIWGHAFRNILVPLVTVIALSFASLLEGSVLTEIVFSWPGIGQYITKALLAGDMNAVLGGTVVIGTCFVVLNLLSDILYRLLDPRAK; translated from the coding sequence CTGCGCCGGCGGGCGCGCGCCGTGGCCGGGCTGGTCCTGTCGCTGCTGCTGACCTTGCTGGGGCTGTTGCTGGTGACCTTCGTCATCGGCCGGGTCATGCCCATCGACCCGGTGCTGAAGGTGGTGGGCGAACGCGCGACCCAGGCGCAATACGAGGCGGCGCGCATCGCCATGGGCCTGGACAAGCCGCTGTGGCAGCAGTTCCTGCTCTACATGGCCGAGGTGCTGCGCGGCGATTTCGGCCGCTCGATCTCGACCGGGCATCCGGTGGCGCAGGACCTGCGGCGGGTGTTCCCGGCGACGCTGGAACTGGCGACGCTGGGCACGCTGATCGGGGTCTGCGTGGGCGTGCCGCTGGGCGTGGTCGCGGCCGCGCGGCGCGGCGGCTGGATCGACCAGATCGCCCGCGTCGTGGCGCTGGTGGGCTATTCGATGCCGATCTTCTGGCTGGGGCTGATGGGGCTCTTGCTGTTCTACGGCATCCTCGGCTGGGTCGGGGGCCCGGGCCGGCAGGGCATCATCTACGACGGCATGGTGCCCGAGGTGACGGGCATGATCCTGCTCGACAGCCTGCTGGCCGGCGACTGGGCGGCCTTTCGCGATGCCTTCGGCCATATCGTGCTGCCGGCCAGCCTGCTGGGCTATTTCAGCCTGGCCTATGTCAGCCGCATGACCCGCAGCTTCATGCTGGAGCAGCTTTCGGCCGAATATGTCACCACCGCCCGGGTCAAGGGCCTCAGCGAGCGCCGGGTGATCTGGGGCCACGCCTTCCGCAACATCCTGGTGCCGCTGGTCACGGTGATCGCGCTCAGCTTCGCCTCGCTACTGGAGGGCTCGGTGCTGACCGAGATCGTGTTCAGCTGGCCCGGCATCGGCCAGTACATCACCAAGGCGCTGCTGGCCGGCGACATGAATGCGGTGCTGGGCGGCACGGTGGTGATCGGCACCTGCTTCGTGGTGCTGAACCTGCTGTCCGACATCCTCTACCGGCTGCTGGACCCGAGGGCGAAATGA
- a CDS encoding DUF2237 family protein has product MDPSMNVLGGVLQPCSTAPMTGFYRDGCCNTGPEDHGSHTVCVVVTAEFLALSKYLGNDLSTPRPEFRFPGLKPGDRWCLCAARFLQAAQEFAAPKVVLEATHALALEIVPMELLQAHRAED; this is encoded by the coding sequence ATGGACCCGTCGATGAACGTGCTTGGCGGGGTGCTGCAGCCCTGCTCGACCGCGCCGATGACCGGCTTCTATCGCGACGGCTGCTGCAACACCGGCCCCGAGGATCACGGCAGCCATACCGTCTGCGTCGTCGTCACCGCCGAGTTCCTGGCGCTGTCCAAATATCTCGGCAACGACCTGTCGACGCCGCGCCCCGAGTTCCGCTTTCCGGGCCTGAAGCCCGGGGACCGCTGGTGCCTCTGCGCCGCGCGCTTCCTGCAGGCGGCGCAGGAATTCGCCGCGCCCAAGGTGGTGCTGGAGGCGACGCATGCGCTGGCGCTGGAAATCGTGCCGATGGAGCTGTTGCAGGCGCACAGGGCCGAGGACTAG
- a CDS encoding VIT1/CCC1 transporter family protein — protein sequence MHRTIPSAHPDDPHYVARMGWLRASVLGANDGIVSVGALIVGVAAADPGREAILIAGLAGLVGGAMSMAMGEYVSVSSQSDTERADIARETAALRDMPEEELHELAAIYESRGMAPGTALQAAREVTEHDALAAHVRDELGLSEASSANPLQAAAASAATFSTAAAVPLLAAVLAPGGAVIAAVLVSVVLALALLGVLGAWAGGAPPGRAVLRVVLGGIVALAVTAGIGKLFGIAV from the coding sequence ATGCACAGGACGATTCCCAGCGCCCATCCCGACGATCCGCATTACGTCGCCCGCATGGGCTGGCTGCGGGCCTCGGTGCTGGGGGCGAACGACGGCATCGTCTCGGTGGGGGCGCTGATCGTCGGGGTGGCCGCTGCCGACCCCGGGCGCGAGGCGATCCTGATCGCTGGGCTGGCGGGGCTGGTCGGCGGGGCGATGTCCATGGCGATGGGCGAATATGTCTCTGTCAGTTCGCAATCCGATACCGAGCGCGCCGACATCGCGCGCGAGACCGCCGCGCTGCGCGACATGCCCGAGGAAGAACTACACGAGCTGGCGGCGATCTATGAATCGCGCGGCATGGCGCCCGGCACCGCGCTGCAGGCCGCGCGCGAGGTGACCGAACACGACGCGCTGGCCGCCCATGTCCGCGACGAGCTGGGGCTGAGCGAGGCGTCGAGCGCCAATCCGCTGCAGGCCGCCGCGGCCTCGGCCGCGACCTTCAGCACGGCGGCGGCGGTGCCGCTGCTGGCGGCGGTGCTGGCGCCGGGCGGCGCGGTGATTGCGGCCGTCCTGGTGTCGGTGGTGCTGGCGCTGGCGCTGCTGGGGGTGCTGGGGGCCTGGGCCGGCGGCGCCCCTCCCGGCCGGGCGGTGCTGCGGGTGGTGCTGGGCGGCATCGTCGCGCTGGCGGTGACGGCGGGGATCGGCAAGCTCTTCGGCATCGCGGTCTAG
- a CDS encoding DUF2332 domain-containing protein, with the protein MGWQEALAQQARACRALGSGLTARVCEALTRVIAADQGPVGRRVKAWPGDPRPAADSLPLRLCGALHALVLSEAAPELARAYATGGAADLDREVCQAVQMHGSHILDWIEHAPQTNEVGRSAVLIAGAWFVAGLLPGVRFDLLELGASAGLNLNFPRYSLADEDGFQPTLAGDPGSDLRLRPIWRGSPPPPAALPVGAARGVDLHPLDPARDGFRLMAYVWADQQDRLARLRAALAIAAAHPPQVDRADAADWLEARLAEPAPHGRLVYHTVAAQYFPSATRARIETALNRAGAQVDAARPLAHLAMENDGGDGAGLRLRLWDGTRPRAWDLGRADFHARWIDWRPREN; encoded by the coding sequence ATGGGCTGGCAGGAGGCGCTGGCCCAGCAGGCCCGGGCCTGCCGCGCCCTCGGATCGGGCCTGACGGCGCGGGTCTGCGAAGCCCTGACCCGCGTCATCGCCGCCGACCAGGGCCCGGTCGGGCGGCGGGTGAAGGCTTGGCCCGGCGATCCCCGGCCAGCCGCCGATTCCCTGCCGCTGCGGCTTTGCGGCGCGCTGCATGCGCTGGTGCTGTCGGAGGCCGCGCCCGAACTGGCGCGCGCCTATGCAACCGGCGGCGCCGCCGATCTGGATCGGGAAGTTTGTCAGGCAGTTCAGATGCATGGCAGCCATATCCTCGACTGGATCGAGCATGCGCCGCAGACGAACGAGGTGGGCCGCTCGGCGGTGCTGATCGCCGGGGCCTGGTTCGTGGCGGGGCTGCTGCCGGGGGTGCGCTTCGACCTTCTGGAACTGGGCGCCAGCGCCGGGCTGAACCTGAACTTTCCGCGCTACAGCCTTGCGGATGAAGACGGATTCCAGCCGACGCTGGCCGGGGACCCCGGTTCCGATCTGCGGCTGCGGCCGATCTGGCGCGGCAGCCCGCCGCCGCCCGCCGCCCTGCCCGTCGGCGCGGCGCGGGGCGTGGACCTGCATCCGCTCGACCCGGCACGGGACGGGTTCCGGCTGATGGCCTATGTCTGGGCGGACCAGCAGGACCGGTTGGCCCGTCTGCGGGCGGCGCTGGCGATCGCCGCTGCGCATCCGCCGCAGGTCGATCGCGCCGATGCCGCCGACTGGCTCGAAGCGCGATTGGCCGAGCCGGCGCCGCATGGCCGGCTGGTCTATCATACGGTCGCGGCGCAATATTTTCCGTCCGCGACCCGCGCCCGCATCGAAACCGCCCTAAACCGGGCCGGCGCCCAGGTCGATGCCGCCCGCCCGCTGGCGCATCTGGCGATGGAGAACGACGGCGGCGACGGGGCCGGGCTGCGCCTGCGGCTTTGGGACGGGACCCGGCCGCGGGCCTGGGACCTGGGCCGCGCTGATTTTCACGCCCGCTGGATCGACTGGCGGCCAAGGGAGAACTGA
- a CDS encoding glutathionylspermidine synthase family protein yields MDKRTLPERPGWRDEATRLGFTFADMGGEPYWDETSAYRFTLREIEEDIEAPATELHAMCREAVALAARDEAWLTRLGIPERHWDLVAGSWANGEPELYGRMDLAYDGTGPAKLLEYNADTPTALYESASFQWLWFEQQRAAGVLDEDCDQFNSIHEAIVARWTQICADGEDVHFAADPENPEDYATVETLAWAAREAGLGAHFTALAQIGLTEEGQFADEQSRVIGTLFKLYPWEDMLRDEFATHLQSAGARFIEPPWKAILSNKGILPLLWQMFPGHPNLLPAFFLDDVADALKGGAPAPAVADAFTAARDELARGHVLKPIFSREGAGVTIHESGREVARTEDDSYSHHPMIVQGLAPLPEFGGFHPVLGAWIVGEMCCGLGLREDRSRITHNLSRFKPHFIEG; encoded by the coding sequence ATGGACAAACGCACCCTTCCCGAACGCCCCGGCTGGCGCGACGAGGCCACCAGGCTCGGCTTCACCTTCGCCGACATGGGCGGCGAGCCCTATTGGGACGAAACCAGCGCCTATCGCTTCACCCTGCGCGAGATCGAGGAGGACATCGAGGCCCCCGCGACCGAGCTGCATGCCATGTGCCGCGAGGCGGTGGCCCTGGCGGCGCGGGACGAGGCATGGCTGACGCGGCTGGGCATTCCCGAACGGCACTGGGACCTGGTTGCCGGCAGCTGGGCCAATGGCGAGCCCGAGCTCTACGGCCGCATGGACCTGGCCTATGACGGCACCGGCCCGGCGAAGCTCCTGGAATACAACGCCGACACCCCGACCGCGCTCTACGAATCCGCCAGCTTCCAATGGCTCTGGTTCGAACAGCAGCGGGCGGCGGGCGTGCTGGACGAGGATTGCGACCAGTTCAACAGCATCCACGAGGCGATCGTGGCGCGCTGGACCCAGATCTGCGCCGATGGCGAGGACGTGCATTTCGCCGCCGACCCCGAGAACCCCGAGGATTACGCCACCGTCGAAACCCTGGCCTGGGCCGCGCGCGAGGCGGGCCTGGGCGCGCATTTCACCGCGCTGGCCCAGATCGGCCTGACCGAGGAAGGCCAGTTCGCCGACGAACAGTCCCGCGTCATCGGCACGCTCTTCAAGCTCTACCCCTGGGAAGACATGCTGCGCGACGAGTTCGCGACGCATCTGCAAAGCGCCGGCGCCCGGTTCATCGAGCCGCCGTGGAAGGCGATCCTGTCGAACAAGGGCATCCTGCCGCTTCTGTGGCAGATGTTCCCCGGTCACCCGAACCTGTTGCCGGCCTTCTTTCTCGACGACGTGGCGGATGCGCTGAAAGGCGGCGCCCCCGCCCCGGCCGTCGCCGATGCCTTCACCGCCGCCCGGGACGAACTGGCGCGCGGCCATGTCCTTAAGCCGATCTTCTCGCGCGAAGGCGCCGGGGTCACGATCCACGAATCCGGCCGCGAGGTGGCGCGGACCGAGGACGACAGCTATTCGCACCACCCGATGATCGTCCAGGGCCTGGCGCCGCTGCCCGAGTTCGGCGGCTTCCACCCGGTGCTCGGCGCCTGGATCGTGGGCGAGATGTGCTGCGGCCTCGGCCTGCGCGAGGACCGCTCGCGCATCACCCACAACCTGTCCCGCTTCAAGCCGCATTTCATCGAGGGCTGA
- the nikC gene encoding nickel transporter permease has translation MTETTRAWLLSDAPQTRRQARLGALYHGWLTFRANRLAMLGLAILVLLVLTAAFAPWLAPQDPYAQNLAERLKPPSAAHWLGTDALGRDILSRLIFGSRVTLFIVGTVALIAPVIGLFVGTVAGFAGGWLDQVLMRITDIFLAFPKLILALAFVAALGPGIGNAVLALAITSWPPYARLARAETLTIRNADYIAAARLQGAGPLRLLIGHVWPLCVSSLIVRVALDMAGIILSAAGLGFLGLGAQPPMPEWGAMISDGRTYILDFWWVAAMPGMAIFIVSLAFNLLGDGLRDVLDPKGGRE, from the coding sequence ATGACCGAGACGACGCGCGCATGGCTGCTTTCCGACGCGCCGCAGACCCGGCGGCAGGCGCGGCTGGGCGCGCTCTATCACGGCTGGCTGACCTTCCGGGCCAACAGGCTGGCCATGCTGGGGCTGGCGATCCTGGTCCTGCTGGTGCTGACGGCCGCCTTCGCGCCCTGGCTCGCGCCGCAGGATCCCTATGCCCAGAACCTGGCCGAGCGGCTGAAGCCGCCCTCGGCCGCGCACTGGTTGGGCACCGACGCGCTGGGGCGGGACATCCTGTCGCGGCTGATCTTCGGGTCGCGGGTGACGCTGTTCATCGTCGGCACCGTGGCGCTGATCGCGCCGGTGATCGGGCTCTTCGTCGGCACGGTGGCGGGCTTTGCCGGCGGCTGGCTGGACCAGGTGCTGATGCGGATCACCGACATCTTCCTGGCCTTCCCGAAGCTGATCCTGGCGCTGGCCTTCGTCGCCGCGCTGGGCCCCGGCATCGGCAATGCGGTGCTGGCGCTGGCGATCACCTCCTGGCCGCCCTATGCCCGGCTGGCGCGGGCCGAGACCCTGACCATCCGCAACGCCGATTACATCGCCGCCGCCCGGCTGCAGGGCGCGGGGCCGCTGCGGCTGCTGATCGGCCATGTCTGGCCGCTCTGCGTCAGTTCGCTGATCGTGCGGGTGGCGCTGGACATGGCGGGGATCATCCTCTCGGCCGCAGGCCTCGGCTTCCTCGGGCTCGGCGCGCAGCCGCCGATGCCGGAATGGGGGGCGATGATCTCGGACGGGCGCACCTATATCCTGGATTTCTGGTGGGTCGCGGCCATGCCCGGCATGGCGATCTTCATCGTCTCGCTGGCCTTCAACCTGCTCGGCGACGGGTTGCGCGACGTGCTGGATCCCAAGGGAGGCCGGGAATGA
- the pth gene encoding aminoacyl-tRNA hydrolase produces the protein MKLIVGLGNPGPKYAANRHNVGFMAVERIAADHGFAPWRSRFQGEASEGRLGEERITLLKPGTFMNLSGQAVGEAMRYLKLAPEDVIVLHDELDLAPGKVRVKTGGGHAGHNGLRSIHQHIGEACRRLRIGIGHPGHKDRVTGHVLSDFAKAEEAGLDNLLRGISDGAAALAAGDDTAFLNAVAARVSPPRNSGTRPGKPAPGGDKAAAPPASEPAETPEPSSFADRLRALGDRFR, from the coding sequence ATGAAACTGATCGTCGGCCTGGGCAATCCGGGCCCGAAATACGCCGCGAACCGGCACAATGTGGGCTTCATGGCGGTCGAGCGCATCGCCGCGGACCACGGCTTCGCCCCTTGGCGCAGCCGCTTCCAGGGCGAGGCGTCCGAGGGTCGGCTGGGCGAGGAACGGATCACCCTGCTCAAGCCCGGCACCTTCATGAACCTCTCGGGCCAGGCGGTGGGCGAGGCCATGCGCTATCTGAAGCTGGCGCCCGAAGACGTGATCGTGCTGCATGACGAGCTGGACCTGGCGCCCGGCAAGGTGCGGGTGAAGACCGGCGGCGGCCATGCCGGGCACAACGGGCTGCGCTCGATCCATCAGCATATCGGCGAGGCCTGTCGGCGGCTGCGCATCGGCATCGGCCATCCCGGCCACAAGGACCGGGTGACCGGCCATGTGCTGTCGGATTTCGCCAAGGCGGAAGAGGCCGGGCTGGACAACCTGCTGCGCGGCATCTCGGACGGCGCCGCGGCGCTGGCGGCGGGCGACGATACGGCCTTCCTGAACGCGGTGGCGGCGCGCGTCTCGCCGCCCCGCAACAGCGGCACTCGGCCCGGGAAACCGGCGCCGGGCGGCGACAAGGCCGCCGCTCCGCCGGCATCCGAGCCGGCCGAAACGCCCGAGCCGTCCAGTTTCGCCGACCGGTTGCGCGCCCTCGGCGACCGGTTTCGCTGA
- a CDS encoding ABC transporter ATP-binding protein has protein sequence MTPLLSIRNLRVGFPTRSGLFEAVRGVSFDLGRERLGVVGESGSGKSMTGRAILGLVRPPGRVTADRMELDGESILNLPEARMRRLRGARISMVMQDPKFSLNPVMTIGRQIMESYRLHSGRGGQAARDKALDMLRAVQIRDPERVFHAYPHEVSGGMGQRVMIAMMLAPDPQILIADEPTSALDVSVRNEVLHILDRLVGERGMGLIFISHDLNLVAQFCDRVLIMYAGRVVEELPARDLHAARHPYTQGLLNSLPRLDRPVERLSTLQRQDSWRDEEIATPLPGGL, from the coding sequence ATGACCCCGCTGCTGTCCATCCGCAACCTGCGCGTGGGCTTCCCGACCCGCTCGGGCCTGTTCGAGGCCGTGCGTGGCGTCAGCTTCGACCTCGGCCGGGAACGGCTGGGCGTGGTCGGCGAATCCGGCTCGGGCAAGTCGATGACCGGCCGCGCCATCCTCGGCCTGGTGCGCCCGCCGGGCCGGGTGACGGCCGACCGGATGGAACTCGACGGCGAAAGCATCCTGAACCTGCCCGAGGCGCGGATGCGCCGGCTGCGCGGCGCCCGCATCAGCATGGTCATGCAGGATCCGAAGTTCAGCCTGAACCCGGTAATGACCATTGGCCGGCAGATCATGGAAAGCTACCGCCTGCATTCCGGCCGAGGCGGGCAGGCGGCGCGCGACAAGGCGCTGGACATGCTGCGCGCCGTGCAAATCCGCGACCCCGAGCGGGTGTTTCACGCCTATCCGCACGAGGTCTCGGGCGGCATGGGCCAGCGCGTCATGATCGCCATGATGCTCGCCCCGGACCCGCAGATCCTGATCGCGGACGAACCCACCTCGGCGCTGGACGTCTCGGTCAGGAACGAGGTCCTGCACATCCTGGACAGGCTGGTCGGGGAACGCGGCATGGGCCTGATCTTCATCAGCCACGACCTGAACCTGGTGGCGCAGTTCTGCGACCGGGTGCTGATCATGTATGCCGGCCGCGTGGTCGAGGAACTGCCCGCGCGCGACCTGCACGCCGCCCGCCACCCCTATACCCAAGGGCTGTTGAACAGCCTGCCGCGCCTCGACCGGCCGGTCGAACGCCTCTCGACCCTGCAACGCCAGGACAGCTGGCGCGACGAGGAAATCGCCACGCCGCTGCCCGGAGGCCTGTGA
- a CDS encoding Fur family transcriptional regulator produces METDARAQAFEDALRRAGVRITRQRAALLRVLAAAADHPDATQLHRRAAEAGAGVSLATVYRTLSALEAQGMIQKLEFEGEPARFETADGRHHDHMIDVETGEVMEFLNERIERLQAEIAAEMGYEIVRHRLELYVRRKR; encoded by the coding sequence ATGGAGACCGACGCCCGAGCCCAAGCCTTCGAGGACGCCCTGCGCCGCGCCGGCGTGCGCATCACCCGCCAGCGGGCGGCGCTGCTGCGGGTGCTGGCCGCGGCGGCGGATCACCCCGATGCGACCCAGCTGCACCGGCGCGCCGCCGAGGCCGGGGCCGGGGTGTCGCTGGCCACGGTCTATCGCACGCTTTCGGCGCTGGAAGCCCAGGGCATGATCCAGAAGCTGGAATTCGAGGGCGAGCCCGCGCGGTTCGAGACCGCCGACGGCCGCCACCACGACCACATGATCGACGTCGAGACCGGCGAGGTGATGGAGTTCCTGAACGAGCGCATCGAGCGCCTGCAGGCCGAAATCGCCGCCGAGATGGGCTACGAGATCGTCCGCCACCGGCTGGAGCTCTATGTCCGGCGCAAGCGATGA
- a CDS encoding YigZ family protein has protein sequence MSLVTFDKIISDRGSRYAVSGGPATSRAEVAAALAALTANKRFAKATHHSWAAILSGEGVKEDDGESGAGQIILQMLERAGLADHVVIVTRWYGGKHLGGDRFRHVVDAVRHYLAQTGR, from the coding sequence ATGAGCCTGGTCACCTTCGACAAGATCATCTCGGACCGCGGGTCGCGCTACGCGGTCTCGGGCGGGCCGGCGACCAGCCGGGCCGAGGTCGCGGCGGCTCTGGCCGCGCTGACGGCCAACAAGCGCTTCGCCAAGGCGACGCATCACAGCTGGGCGGCGATCCTGTCCGGCGAAGGCGTCAAGGAGGACGACGGCGAATCCGGCGCCGGCCAGATCATCCTGCAGATGCTGGAACGCGCCGGGCTGGCGGATCATGTCGTGATCGTCACCCGCTGGTATGGCGGCAAGCATCTGGGCGGCGACCGCTTTCGCCATGTCGTGGACGCGGTGCGCCACTATCTGGCGCAGACCGGGCGCTAG